The following are from one region of the Actinoplanes sp. L3-i22 genome:
- a CDS encoding ABC transporter ATP-binding protein — protein MSEIGRDTSAVGRDLSAIKVNDLTVRLDNALIVDRVSLDVAEGEWVTVIGPNGAGKSTALRAVAGLLPFSGSVHLHGRAVDELHRRERAKALAVVVQSPVVPPAMTVFDYVLLGRTPYIPALGRESAADLAAVEAELTALDLVAFAGRRLDTLSGGERQRVFLARALAQGGRILLLDEPTSALDIGHQQEVLELVDRLRGERGLTVLATMHDLSTAGEYADRMVLLAGGRVVAAGTPVEVLTEANLAEHYRVKVRIIPGDRGPLVVAVRS, from the coding sequence ATGAGCGAAATCGGCCGCGACACGAGCGCGGTCGGCCGCGACCTGAGCGCGATCAAGGTCAACGACTTGACGGTACGTCTCGACAACGCCCTGATCGTCGACCGGGTGAGCCTGGACGTGGCCGAGGGTGAATGGGTCACCGTGATCGGGCCGAACGGGGCCGGGAAGTCCACCGCGCTACGTGCCGTGGCCGGCCTGCTCCCGTTCAGCGGCTCGGTCCACCTGCACGGCCGCGCGGTCGACGAACTGCACCGCCGGGAGCGGGCCAAGGCGCTCGCCGTGGTCGTGCAGAGCCCGGTCGTTCCACCCGCGATGACCGTTTTCGACTACGTGTTGCTCGGGCGGACGCCGTACATCCCGGCGCTCGGCCGGGAATCGGCGGCGGACCTGGCCGCGGTCGAGGCGGAGCTGACCGCGCTCGATCTGGTGGCGTTCGCGGGGCGGCGGCTGGACACCCTCTCCGGCGGGGAACGGCAGCGCGTCTTCCTGGCCCGGGCGCTGGCCCAGGGCGGTCGGATCCTGCTGCTCGACGAGCCGACCAGCGCCCTGGACATCGGTCATCAGCAGGAGGTGCTCGAGCTGGTCGATCGTCTTCGGGGGGAGCGGGGGCTGACCGTGCTCGCGACCATGCACGACCTGTCGACCGCCGGGGAGTACGCCGATCGGATGGTGCTGCTGGCCGGTGGGCGGGTGGTGGCCGCCGGTACGCCGGTGGAGGTGCTGACCGAGGCGAACCTGGCCGAGCATTACCGGGTCAAGGTGCGGATCATTCCCGGGGATCGTGGACCGTTGGTGGTCGCTGTCCGTTCTTGA
- a CDS encoding ABC transporter substrate-binding protein produces the protein MKRALLAATTAAALLLTGCGTADETTTPQASASSASGFPVTVGTLTLDARPEKIVSLSPTATEMLFAIGAGPQVTAVDDQSTFPADAPKTDLSGFKPNAEAIAAKDPDLVVLSGDADQIVAQLDKLKIPTLVSPAAATLDDTYREISDLGSLTGHGAEATKVNDQMKASIEQIVKAVPARTTPLSYYYELGPELYSATSKTFIGSVFHLFGMVNVADAADADGSKGGYPQLSAETLVKANPDTVFLADTKCCQQSADTVKARKGWSAITAVQKSQVYPLDDDIASRWGPRTVDLVKSVADAVSKVS, from the coding sequence TTGAAACGCGCGCTTCTGGCTGCCACGACGGCGGCCGCCCTCCTGCTCACCGGCTGCGGCACCGCGGACGAGACCACCACCCCGCAGGCGTCCGCGTCGTCGGCGTCCGGCTTCCCGGTCACGGTCGGCACGCTCACCCTGGATGCCCGGCCGGAGAAGATCGTCTCGCTGAGCCCGACCGCGACCGAGATGCTCTTCGCGATCGGCGCCGGCCCGCAGGTCACCGCGGTCGACGACCAGTCGACGTTTCCGGCCGACGCGCCCAAGACCGATCTCTCCGGCTTCAAGCCGAACGCCGAGGCGATCGCCGCCAAGGATCCGGACCTGGTGGTGCTCTCCGGCGACGCCGACCAGATCGTCGCTCAACTGGACAAACTCAAGATCCCGACGCTGGTGTCCCCGGCGGCGGCGACGCTCGACGACACGTACCGGGAAATCTCTGATCTTGGCAGTTTGACCGGGCACGGCGCCGAGGCGACCAAGGTCAACGACCAGATGAAGGCCTCGATCGAGCAGATCGTCAAGGCGGTTCCGGCGCGGACCACGCCGCTCAGCTACTACTACGAGCTCGGGCCGGAGCTGTACTCGGCGACCTCGAAGACGTTCATCGGCAGCGTGTTCCACCTGTTCGGGATGGTCAACGTGGCGGACGCCGCGGACGCCGACGGCAGCAAGGGCGGGTACCCGCAGCTCTCCGCGGAGACGCTGGTGAAGGCGAACCCGGACACCGTCTTCCTGGCCGACACCAAGTGCTGCCAGCAGTCGGCGGACACGGTCAAGGCGCGCAAGGGCTGGTCCGCGATCACCGCGGTGCAGAAGTCGCAGGTCTATCCGCTGGACGACGACATCGCGTCGCGGTGGGGACCCCGGACCGTCGATCTGGTGAAGTCCGTGGCCGACGCGGTGAGCAAGGTTTCATGA
- a CDS encoding helix-turn-helix transcriptional regulator, whose amino-acid sequence MAEQGNERANVRVTDARALRALAHPARIEIVEHLTVSGSTVTATEMAGLVGLSPSATSYHLRELAKYGLVEQAPNEGDGRERRWRSTGGSLWIDSDSDLPETVAAERALIDLYMNRDQQRVREWLDRQHSDATEWRDSSAMMGQQLLVTAAELARLNEQVRALMEPYRVRERQDDPPAGARQVVVQYTAFPKA is encoded by the coding sequence ATGGCGGAGCAGGGGAATGAGCGGGCCAACGTGCGGGTGACCGATGCGCGGGCGTTGCGGGCGCTGGCACATCCGGCCCGGATCGAGATCGTGGAGCATCTCACCGTCTCCGGGTCGACGGTGACCGCGACCGAGATGGCCGGCCTGGTCGGGTTGTCGCCCAGCGCGACCAGCTACCACCTGCGAGAACTGGCCAAGTACGGGCTCGTCGAGCAGGCCCCGAACGAGGGCGACGGCCGGGAGCGGCGCTGGCGCAGCACCGGCGGCAGCCTGTGGATCGACAGCGACAGCGATCTGCCCGAGACGGTGGCCGCCGAGCGCGCGCTGATCGATCTCTACATGAACCGGGACCAGCAGAGGGTCCGGGAGTGGCTGGACCGGCAGCACAGTGACGCGACCGAGTGGCGGGACTCCAGCGCGATGATGGGCCAGCAGCTGCTGGTCACCGCGGCCGAGCTGGCCCGGTTGAACGAGCAGGTGCGGGCGCTGATGGAGCCGTACCGGGTGCGCGAGCGGCAGGACGACCCGCCGGCCGGAGCGCGCCAGGTGGTCGTCCAGTACACGGCGTTCCCGAAGGCATAG
- a CDS encoding MFS transporter: MSFTSAESRWADVYLMAAGRAISVCGEFLAATTLALVLQQAGHGGLAVSGLMLAAALPLALLTPLTGRLVDRADSRTLLVAVGLGQALVCGALAYVGNPVLIIALVAVLACGLAVTQPTMQALLPQMVRRDDLAKASGINLTAGQVGMLIAPALAGFLVGQTGPRVPLLIDAVSYLALVVMALLVRTRRHGRAGLTTRGAVAFRLRADHSLTVMVVAVAAVVAGVSAINVFDVFFIRETLGSTATVYGLVAASWTVGSVLVTPFFGRIPPQRLTVRVVLVVLAGACAAIVAGSMVGSAGWLVPFWIVGGAFNGALNVCIGVIVAGRVPAEAHGRAFASVTAAVQGAGLLGFVAAGPLIEQFDPRVLVAGTGVAGLVAALACWPLVRRSSPGSTVTPPVPSAGPTGSSAGPAGPAVSSAGPAGSSDAPVPTPVPEPGPARDQLPEPGSGRSPFPQAGLGREQRDAASRSELTEVRDTVRS; this comes from the coding sequence ATGTCCTTCACATCTGCTGAATCGCGCTGGGCGGACGTCTACCTGATGGCCGCCGGGCGGGCGATCTCCGTCTGCGGCGAGTTCCTCGCGGCGACCACGCTCGCCCTGGTCCTGCAGCAGGCCGGGCACGGCGGGCTGGCCGTCTCCGGGCTGATGCTGGCGGCCGCGCTGCCGCTGGCGTTGCTCACCCCGCTCACCGGGCGGCTCGTCGACCGGGCCGACAGCCGGACGCTGCTGGTGGCGGTGGGGCTGGGGCAGGCGCTGGTGTGCGGGGCTCTCGCGTACGTCGGAAATCCGGTTTTGATCATTGCCCTGGTTGCCGTGCTGGCCTGTGGGCTGGCCGTCACCCAGCCCACCATGCAGGCGCTGCTCCCGCAGATGGTGCGCCGCGACGACCTGGCCAAGGCGAGCGGCATCAACCTCACCGCCGGGCAGGTGGGCATGCTGATCGCCCCGGCGCTCGCCGGTTTCCTGGTCGGGCAGACCGGGCCGCGGGTCCCGCTGCTGATCGACGCGGTCAGCTATCTCGCGCTGGTCGTGATGGCGCTGCTGGTCCGCACCCGGCGGCATGGGCGGGCCGGCCTGACGACCCGGGGCGCGGTGGCCTTCCGGCTGCGCGCCGACCACTCGCTGACGGTGATGGTGGTGGCGGTCGCCGCGGTGGTCGCCGGGGTCAGTGCGATCAATGTGTTCGACGTGTTCTTCATCCGCGAGACGCTCGGCTCCACGGCCACCGTCTACGGCCTGGTCGCGGCGTCCTGGACGGTCGGGTCGGTGCTGGTCACGCCGTTCTTCGGGCGGATCCCGCCGCAGCGGCTGACGGTCCGGGTGGTGCTCGTGGTGCTGGCCGGCGCGTGCGCGGCGATCGTGGCCGGCTCGATGGTCGGGTCGGCGGGCTGGCTGGTCCCGTTCTGGATCGTCGGCGGGGCGTTCAACGGGGCGCTGAACGTGTGCATCGGCGTGATCGTCGCCGGGCGGGTGCCGGCCGAGGCGCACGGGCGGGCGTTCGCCTCGGTTACGGCGGCGGTTCAGGGGGCGGGGCTGCTCGGGTTCGTGGCGGCCGGGCCGTTGATCGAGCAGTTCGATCCGCGGGTGCTGGTGGCGGGGACCGGGGTGGCCGGGTTGGTGGCGGCGTTGGCCTGCTGGCCGTTGGTGCGCCGCTCGTCCCCTGGTTCAACGGTCACTCCGCCTGTTCCGTCGGCTGGTCCGACTGGATCGTCGGCTGGTCCGGCTGGTCCGGCTGTATCGTCGGCTGGTCCGGCTGGATCGTCGGACGCTCCGGTGCCCACGCCCGTTCCTGAGCCCGGCCCTGCGCGTGATCAACTTCCTGAGCCCGGCTCCGGGCGGTCGCCCTTTCCCCAGGCCGGCCTGGGACGTGAGCAACGAGACGCCGCTTCGAGAAGCGAACTTACCGAGGTCAGGGATACCGTCAGATCATGA
- a CDS encoding DUF2336 domain-containing protein, with protein sequence MDDLLVALAGNPALPPALVDRLIGRADDELALALAYRADLTSAQVRALAARDTGAAVVLARDGRLTADDLATPAGDAPIAPAGGAPTTPAGGGPIVAAESGSTVAGGAAIGAGGAQGVVDPTYVQLALLDEGRGRPEWARRLAAAPIPEVRQKVAACPGLPADVVELLAADPDPEVVAELALHTTDRELLERLARHRHADVRVMIAANPAAPPELLAALLRNDPPPTVCRVCEQEPVPFVHEPDCDRPDCSLLPGDACDGSHESAIHSLRCQAVDNSATPMSSLVRLAEEPSMILRWTLAARPDLPAEVAARLADDPIPGVRQYLAANPGLPVELIRRMADDAVNEVRWQLAHNPSLPLDLLDPLTARTRIGPTPLPRIEAATAEEIRRLAVSANPTVRMLLAARRDLPPDVRDALAGDPDAKVVAAVAGHPGLASELLARMVAAHGVRVKNNVAANPDAPGDLLLELARTEPRVPKALREIARHPNAGAEALEICLAAVGERARPIAAAHPALAPERVAELLADPDPQVAESAAGNPSLPVAEMTRLILGRGPEERP encoded by the coding sequence GTGGATGACCTCCTGGTGGCGCTGGCCGGTAATCCGGCCCTGCCGCCCGCACTTGTCGACCGGCTGATCGGGCGGGCCGACGATGAGCTCGCGCTTGCGCTCGCCTACCGTGCCGATCTGACTTCCGCCCAGGTCCGGGCGTTGGCCGCGCGCGATACCGGCGCCGCCGTCGTGCTGGCCCGCGACGGCCGCCTCACCGCGGACGATCTCGCCACACCGGCCGGGGACGCGCCGATCGCGCCGGCCGGAGGCGCGCCGACCACACCGGCCGGGGGCGGGCCGATCGTGGCGGCCGAGAGCGGGTCGACTGTGGCCGGCGGGGCGGCGATCGGGGCCGGCGGGGCGCAGGGCGTGGTCGACCCGACGTACGTCCAATTGGCTTTGCTTGATGAAGGTCGTGGCCGCCCGGAATGGGCGCGCCGGCTGGCGGCCGCGCCGATCCCGGAGGTGCGGCAGAAAGTTGCCGCCTGCCCGGGACTCCCGGCGGATGTCGTCGAACTGCTCGCCGCCGACCCGGATCCCGAGGTGGTCGCCGAGCTGGCGCTGCACACGACCGACCGGGAGCTGCTCGAACGTCTGGCCCGGCACCGGCACGCCGACGTCCGAGTGATGATCGCCGCGAACCCGGCCGCGCCACCGGAGCTGCTGGCCGCGCTGCTGCGCAACGATCCGCCGCCGACGGTCTGCCGGGTCTGTGAGCAGGAGCCGGTCCCGTTCGTGCACGAGCCGGACTGCGATCGCCCGGACTGCTCCCTGCTGCCCGGCGACGCGTGTGACGGCAGCCACGAATCCGCTATCCACAGCCTGCGGTGTCAGGCTGTGGATAACTCTGCGACGCCGATGTCTTCCCTGGTCAGGCTGGCTGAGGAACCGTCCATGATTCTGCGGTGGACACTCGCGGCGCGGCCCGATCTGCCCGCCGAGGTGGCCGCGCGGCTGGCCGACGACCCGATCCCGGGGGTACGGCAGTACCTGGCGGCGAACCCGGGACTGCCGGTCGAGCTGATCCGGCGGATGGCCGACGACGCGGTGAACGAGGTGCGCTGGCAGCTCGCCCACAATCCGAGCCTGCCGCTGGACCTGCTCGACCCGCTGACCGCGCGGACCAGGATCGGGCCGACCCCGCTGCCGCGGATCGAGGCGGCGACGGCGGAGGAGATCCGGCGGCTCGCGGTCAGTGCCAACCCGACGGTACGGATGCTGCTCGCCGCCCGCCGTGACCTGCCGCCCGACGTGCGCGACGCGCTGGCCGGCGACCCGGACGCGAAGGTCGTCGCGGCGGTGGCCGGGCATCCCGGGCTCGCCTCGGAGCTACTGGCCAGGATGGTGGCGGCGCACGGCGTACGGGTGAAGAACAACGTCGCGGCGAACCCGGACGCGCCCGGCGACCTCCTCCTCGAGCTGGCCCGCACCGAACCGCGCGTGCCGAAGGCCCTGCGGGAGATCGCCCGGCACCCGAACGCCGGCGCCGAGGCACTGGAGATCTGCCTCGCCGCCGTCGGCGAACGGGCCCGCCCGATCGCGGCCGCTCACCCGGCGCTGGCCCCGGAACGGGTCGCCGAGCTGCTCGCCGACCCGGACCCGCAGGTGGCCGAGTCGGCGGCCGGCAACCCGTCCCTGCCGGTCGCCGAGATGACCCGTCTCATCCTCGGCCGAGGGCCTGAAGAGCGGCCTTGA
- a CDS encoding GNAT family N-acetyltransferase, producing MGELILRVAESSELAAVLEFWQAAAENDSRPADTPAAIEALFARDPEALILAVGDDGIVGTIIAGWDGWRCHLYRLAVSPDHRRQGIGGRLIAAAEERFRGLGGTRADAMVLDANERAHGIWSAHGYHRQDDWSRWVKPLP from the coding sequence GTGGGAGAGCTGATCTTGCGGGTGGCGGAGTCGTCGGAACTGGCGGCGGTGCTGGAGTTCTGGCAGGCGGCGGCGGAGAACGACAGCCGTCCGGCGGACACCCCGGCGGCGATCGAGGCGCTGTTCGCCAGGGATCCGGAGGCGTTGATCCTGGCGGTCGGCGACGACGGGATCGTCGGGACGATCATCGCCGGATGGGACGGATGGCGCTGTCACCTGTACCGGCTGGCGGTCTCGCCGGACCACCGCCGGCAGGGCATCGGCGGCCGGCTGATCGCCGCCGCCGAGGAACGGTTCCGCGGGCTGGGCGGCACTCGCGCGGACGCCATGGTGCTCGACGCGAACGAGCGGGCGCACGGCATCTGGTCCGCCCACGGCTACCACCGCCAGGACGACTGGTCCCGCTGGGTCAAGCCGCTGCCCTGA
- a CDS encoding iron ABC transporter permease, whose protein sequence is MRPAGLRPAWLAAGVLAVLVAVVAGLAFGSVALPPGGVAIELLNLLPGVHLHSGLTEREVAILTELRLPRVVLGLLVGAMLALAGAAYQGAFRNPLADPHLLGVAAGAGLGVTAVIVLRPSGDTGLPIGVPAAAFAGALIAVALTWVLGAAGGRDRSPGALILAGVAVSAFLAAIQTYLLQRHVESLREVYSWLLGRLGTAGWHDVLVVLPYTVLTAAIMLTQRRELDVLTVGDEEAASLGLHPQRSRYLLIVAASLGTAAAVSVSGLIGFVGIIVPHTLRLLAGPSYRSLLPLSLLFGAAFLALTDLLARVAGGAAEIPIGVVTAFLGAPFFIVVLRTTRSAAT, encoded by the coding sequence ATGAGGCCGGCCGGGCTGCGCCCGGCCTGGCTGGCGGCCGGCGTGCTGGCCGTGCTGGTCGCGGTCGTTGCCGGTCTCGCCTTCGGCTCGGTCGCGCTGCCGCCCGGCGGCGTCGCGATCGAGCTGCTGAATCTCCTGCCCGGGGTGCATCTGCACAGCGGCCTCACCGAGCGGGAGGTCGCCATCCTCACCGAGCTGCGGCTGCCCCGGGTCGTGCTCGGCCTGCTGGTCGGCGCGATGCTGGCGCTCGCCGGCGCCGCCTACCAGGGGGCGTTCCGCAATCCGCTTGCCGATCCGCACCTGCTCGGGGTCGCCGCCGGGGCCGGGCTCGGGGTGACCGCGGTGATCGTGCTCCGGCCGTCCGGGGACACCGGCCTGCCGATCGGCGTGCCCGCGGCCGCGTTTGCCGGTGCGCTGATCGCGGTCGCGCTCACCTGGGTGCTCGGCGCCGCCGGTGGCCGGGATCGATCACCGGGTGCGCTGATCCTGGCCGGGGTCGCGGTCTCCGCGTTCCTCGCCGCGATCCAGACCTACCTGCTGCAACGGCACGTCGAGTCGCTGCGCGAGGTGTACTCCTGGCTGCTCGGCCGGCTCGGGACCGCGGGCTGGCACGACGTGCTGGTGGTGCTGCCGTACACCGTGCTGACCGCCGCGATCATGCTGACCCAGCGCCGTGAGCTGGACGTCCTCACGGTCGGCGACGAGGAGGCGGCCAGTCTCGGCCTGCATCCGCAGCGCAGCCGCTACCTGCTGATCGTGGCCGCCTCGCTGGGCACCGCCGCGGCGGTCTCGGTGTCCGGCCTGATCGGGTTCGTGGGCATCATCGTTCCGCACACGCTGCGGTTGCTGGCCGGGCCGAGCTACCGCTCGCTGCTGCCGTTGTCGCTGCTCTTCGGGGCGGCGTTCCTCGCGCTCACCGATCTGCTGGCCCGGGTCGCGGGCGGTGCCGCGGAGATCCCGATCGGCGTGGTCACCGCGTTCCTCGGGGCACCGTTCTTCATCGTGGTGCTGCGCACCACGCGATCGGCCGCGACATGA
- a CDS encoding VOC family protein, translating into MTVPSPGVPNWVDLATSDLDDSIRFYTNLFSWTAEVSGDDFGGYTTFLLNGLPVAGAGPLFGEGQPTAWSTYIATDDADVTAARVEAAAGKVLVPPFDVMDQGRMAAFLDPSGAPFSVWEAGMMRGAEVFDLPGALTWNELNTRDVDGARHFYGSVFGWTFRETQVGGLPYNLCDNQHQPVAGLQPMIGDGWPDDMPPYWLVYFGVGDCDMAAQHAFALGGRVLSQPTTISIGRYAVLADPQGATFAVLAGHR; encoded by the coding sequence ATGACCGTTCCGTCTCCCGGCGTGCCCAACTGGGTGGATCTGGCCACGTCCGATCTCGACGACTCGATCCGGTTCTACACGAATCTGTTCAGCTGGACCGCCGAGGTCTCCGGCGACGACTTCGGCGGATACACGACGTTCCTGCTCAACGGCCTGCCGGTGGCCGGCGCCGGCCCCCTCTTCGGGGAGGGCCAGCCGACCGCCTGGAGCACCTACATCGCCACCGACGACGCCGACGTGACCGCCGCCCGGGTCGAGGCCGCCGCCGGAAAAGTGCTGGTCCCACCGTTCGACGTGATGGATCAGGGGCGGATGGCGGCGTTCCTCGACCCGTCCGGCGCGCCGTTCAGCGTCTGGGAGGCCGGCATGATGCGCGGCGCCGAGGTCTTCGACCTGCCCGGCGCGCTGACCTGGAACGAGTTGAACACCCGGGACGTCGACGGCGCGCGCCACTTCTACGGCTCGGTCTTCGGCTGGACGTTCCGGGAGACACAGGTCGGCGGCTTGCCGTACAACCTCTGCGACAACCAGCACCAGCCGGTCGCCGGCCTGCAGCCGATGATCGGCGACGGCTGGCCGGACGACATGCCGCCGTACTGGCTGGTCTATTTCGGCGTCGGCGACTGCGACATGGCCGCGCAGCACGCGTTCGCGCTCGGCGGCCGCGTCCTCAGCCAGCCGACGACGATCTCGATCGGCCGCTACGCGGTCCTGGCCGACCCGCAGGGTGCGACGTTCGCCGTCCTCGCCGGCCACCGCTGA
- a CDS encoding AAA family ATPase, with amino-acid sequence MPASDLQKEHGLDAELATERHHLAESRAALKRMRGRAEALFSTGSMVAGDAYTAEQLGRHMARRVKELADDPTTPLFFGRLDIEEIAYHVGRRHVTDDAGEPMVLDWRAPLSRSFYRASVRDPQGVATRRRFGFVKGELTSFEDEHLDRGEELGTSSRILTAEIERPRVGPMRDIVATIQPEQDELVRADLGDSICVQGAPGTGKTAVGLHRAAFLLYLHRERLRRSGVLIVGPNTAFLSYISAVLPTLGEVEVKQSTLDELIARTPVRAVDQPAAALLKNDVRMAEVLRNALWGRIAKPTEPIMVSDGSYRWRIDIEPLRRIVDEARREDLPYSVGRERVRARVVGLLQRQSEYRTGNSPGETWLRKMSKIAPVTGFLDACWPAVTAESLVAELLTDPSTELLTEAERAAIRWVKPPKTAKSAKWTAGDLLLLDEAAGLLDRENSFGHVVIDEAQDLSAMAARAIARRSEHGSITLLGDLAQGTAPWAATDWHEILVHLGKPEAAVVPLTVGFRVPEAVVALANRLLPALGVNVPEAVSLRRDGDLAVIPVADPDDLDARTLAEVTAGLAHEGSIAIIAADAAVDRLRGHLTAAGVEHATPDDLEAEARVMVVPATLVKGLEYDHVIVHEPADIVAAEPRGLNRLYVVLTRAVTRLSVLHAKPMPEPLNIA; translated from the coding sequence GTGCCCGCATCTGACCTGCAAAAAGAGCACGGCTTGGACGCCGAGCTCGCCACCGAACGACACCACCTCGCCGAGTCGCGGGCCGCGCTGAAGCGGATGCGCGGCCGTGCCGAGGCCCTGTTCTCCACCGGCAGCATGGTCGCCGGCGACGCCTACACCGCGGAACAACTGGGCCGGCACATGGCCCGCCGGGTCAAGGAGCTCGCCGACGACCCGACCACCCCGCTGTTCTTCGGGCGCCTCGACATCGAGGAGATCGCCTACCACGTGGGCCGCCGGCACGTCACCGACGACGCCGGCGAGCCGATGGTGCTGGACTGGCGCGCGCCGCTGTCCCGCTCGTTCTACCGCGCCAGCGTCCGCGACCCGCAGGGCGTCGCGACCCGGCGCCGGTTCGGCTTCGTCAAGGGCGAGCTGACCAGCTTCGAGGACGAACACCTGGACCGCGGCGAGGAGCTCGGCACCAGCAGCCGGATCCTGACCGCGGAGATCGAGCGGCCGCGCGTCGGGCCGATGCGGGACATCGTCGCCACCATCCAGCCGGAGCAGGACGAGCTGGTCCGGGCCGATCTGGGCGATTCGATCTGTGTGCAGGGCGCGCCCGGCACCGGGAAGACCGCGGTCGGGCTGCACCGGGCGGCGTTCCTGCTCTACCTGCACCGGGAGCGGCTGCGGCGGTCCGGGGTGCTGATCGTGGGGCCGAACACGGCGTTCCTGTCGTACATCTCGGCGGTGCTGCCGACGCTCGGCGAGGTCGAGGTGAAGCAGTCCACACTCGACGAGTTGATCGCGCGGACGCCGGTCAGGGCGGTCGACCAGCCCGCGGCGGCGCTGCTCAAGAACGACGTGCGGATGGCCGAGGTGCTGCGGAACGCCCTGTGGGGCCGGATCGCCAAGCCGACCGAGCCGATCATGGTGTCGGACGGTTCCTACCGCTGGCGGATCGACATCGAGCCGCTGCGCCGGATCGTCGACGAGGCGCGCCGCGAGGACCTGCCATATTCGGTCGGCCGCGAGCGCGTCCGGGCCCGGGTGGTGGGCCTGCTGCAGCGTCAGTCGGAGTACCGGACCGGCAACTCGCCCGGCGAGACGTGGCTCCGCAAGATGAGCAAGATCGCCCCGGTCACCGGGTTCCTGGATGCCTGCTGGCCGGCGGTGACCGCCGAGTCCCTGGTCGCTGAGCTGCTGACCGATCCGTCGACTGAACTGCTCACCGAGGCGGAGCGGGCGGCGATCCGCTGGGTCAAGCCGCCCAAGACGGCGAAGTCGGCCAAGTGGACGGCGGGTGATCTGCTGCTGCTCGACGAGGCCGCCGGGCTGCTCGACCGGGAGAACAGTTTCGGTCACGTGGTCATCGACGAGGCCCAGGATCTGTCCGCCATGGCGGCCCGGGCGATCGCCCGGCGCAGCGAGCACGGCTCGATCACGCTGCTCGGCGACCTCGCCCAGGGCACCGCCCCGTGGGCCGCCACCGACTGGCACGAGATCCTGGTCCACCTGGGCAAACCGGAGGCCGCGGTGGTGCCGCTGACCGTCGGTTTCCGCGTTCCGGAAGCCGTGGTGGCGCTGGCGAACCGGCTGCTGCCGGCCCTCGGCGTCAACGTGCCGGAGGCGGTGTCGCTGCGCCGCGACGGTGATCTCGCCGTCATCCCGGTCGCCGATCCGGACGATCTGGACGCCCGGACGCTCGCCGAGGTCACCGCGGGTCTCGCGCACGAGGGCTCGATCGCGATCATCGCGGCGGACGCGGCGGTGGATCGGCTCCGCGGTCATCTCACGGCCGCCGGCGTCGAGCACGCGACGCCCGACGACCTCGAGGCCGAGGCGCGCGTCATGGTGGTCCCGGCGACGCTGGTCAAGGGCTTGGAGTACGACCATGTCATCGTCCACGAGCCCGCCGACATCGTGGCCGCCGAGCCCCGCGGCCTGAACCGCCTCTATGTGGTGCTCACCCGCGCCGTCACCCGCTTGTCGGTCTTGCACGCAAAACCGATGCCTGAACCGCTTAACATCGCCTGA
- a CDS encoding LLM class flavin-dependent oxidoreductase, protein MPRIGVMFDRDLPPEDLPAFAAAAEEAGADDLWVVEDLGWAGSISTAALALAATSRIRVGIGIAPVPLRSPALLAMELAMLARVHPGRLVAGLGHGVGGWMEQLGVKPKSPLAMLEETILAVQGLLRGETVTLDGREVHIDGVRLVHPPAVVPPIVTGVVKPRSLELSGRVADGTIIAEGNGPAQLLDALTHIRRGGAIDSHELIVFTYLHVNDDPADAAKVTGPMVEGQASWLGVPPSEVFSLIGPLGEVPSKVESLVDAGAKTVVLRPLGPDPIPQVKAALQALGRG, encoded by the coding sequence ATGCCCCGCATCGGAGTGATGTTCGACCGTGACCTGCCCCCCGAGGACCTGCCCGCCTTCGCCGCCGCCGCGGAGGAGGCCGGGGCCGACGACCTGTGGGTCGTCGAGGACCTCGGCTGGGCCGGCTCGATCAGTACGGCCGCGCTGGCCCTCGCCGCCACCTCGCGCATCCGGGTCGGCATCGGGATAGCGCCGGTTCCGCTGCGCAGTCCGGCGCTGCTCGCCATGGAGCTGGCCATGCTCGCCCGGGTCCACCCGGGCCGGCTCGTCGCCGGTCTCGGGCACGGCGTCGGCGGGTGGATGGAGCAGCTCGGCGTCAAGCCGAAGTCGCCGCTGGCCATGCTGGAGGAGACGATCCTCGCGGTGCAGGGGCTGCTGCGCGGCGAGACGGTCACGCTCGACGGCCGGGAGGTGCACATCGACGGCGTACGGCTGGTGCACCCGCCCGCCGTCGTCCCGCCGATCGTCACCGGCGTGGTGAAGCCCCGCTCGCTGGAGCTGTCCGGCCGGGTCGCGGACGGCACGATCATCGCCGAGGGCAACGGGCCGGCGCAGCTGCTGGACGCGCTCACGCACATCCGGCGCGGCGGGGCGATCGACTCGCACGAGCTGATCGTGTTCACGTACCTGCACGTCAACGACGATCCGGCGGACGCCGCGAAGGTCACCGGCCCGATGGTCGAGGGTCAGGCGAGCTGGCTGGGCGTGCCGCCGTCCGAGGTGTTCTCGCTGATCGGGCCACTCGGCGAGGTTCCGTCCAAGGTGGAGTCGCTGGTCGACGCCGGCGCGAAGACGGTCGTGCTGCGACCGCTCGGGCCGGACCCGATTCCCCAGGTCAAGGCCGCTCTTCAGGCCCTCGGCCGAGGATGA